Part of the Henckelia pumila isolate YLH828 chromosome 2, ASM3356847v2, whole genome shotgun sequence genome is shown below.
ATTCATGGAAAGAAGATTGAAGTGTGGCATCTTCATGCTCATGAATGTGCTGTCTAATCATAGGATGTGGGAAACAACTTGTGAAATCTCCAAATCTAGGGCCGGGGATAAAGGAGAAAATACCTCATCGCCTTGTACACTACTAGCTAGCTTTAGTGatcatatattataataaattaaactGAACATCTATAAAAAAATCGCACATAAAATTGCAACCGACGGTGGGATATGTataataaattaaactaaaCATCTATAAAAATCGCACATAAAATTGCAATCGACGGTGggatatgtatatatgtatatgtgtttGATAGTAATAAGTTGTGGATGTGATGGATTGTGGGAGCGATTGGAATCGATTGACACGAGCTTGGTACTTGGTAGTGACCAAGTGGAACAACTGTACATCATTTTTTCTTTAGTTGACTAAGCTAATAAGTGGACCTCACACGACCCAATCCAACATGAGAAGTTTAGTACGCGATGATAACTTTATCATGGAGattttgggaaaaaaatttatatttacgaTTATACTATATGTTTGTCTTTCATGATTATTGTTTTTTTCATTTTGTAAAATTTGTGTATTAGTCTAttaatgtttttgtttttgtttttatatatagaatTTTTACTTGATGGAGATGAACTGACGAGACATCTGACCACAAATATGTATAGTGTCACATAAATACTTTCAATTGAAAATGATTAAATTTCAAGAAATTGGAAGATATTTGAGGACTAACACGTGAATTTGATAACATGAATGATCAAAATCGCAAATATACAAATATAAATtagggaaaattgtttttttggttctgtatttttgtcactttgcgatttcagtcttttatattttcagatttcacttttagtccgctatatttattttttggcaattttagtctttttttgacgtggcgctgacgtgacaccaatttagtgctgatgtggagctgacgtgtacaatgccacataagcattttcgaataaacagaaccgaaattgccaaaaatcaaaacatgcaggactaaaactgaaatatgaaaatatagatgaccaaaatcgcaaagtgataaacatacatgatcaaatttgcagttttacctataaattaaaaactaaaaatgtAATTTCCCGAAATTTAAGCGtccaaatgaaaaataaaaataatttaattaattaatttggtcACAAACCATgtatattgatatattattataattagaaATAGGGGATTGAAAATTTGTAAGTAATTATAAGTATATTTAATAGCATCTCTCTCCCCAATTttcatttaaaaagaaaaaaagaaaatcagTTGGCTTAAAAAAATCTGCTTGGCATTCCTCAATAAACGAATAGTAAACATTAGTGGCCATTTTGCCTTTAAATATTTTGGGGAAGGGAGGATTTTATCATGAATAAAGCCCAAAGTCAGTCAAGAATTTACTTGGAGAAAAGGTAGGTCAAGTGGGCGTTTTAATTTGAACGAGTGAACTCTTAAAAGTAATGATAATAAACTGATGGAGATCATGCATATATGTGTGATTAGAGGTAGATGGGATATATCATGAGATGTGATCCAAGGGAGTTTAGCGACAAATATTGTTATCATACTTATGAATTCATTATCTTGTTAGAATCATGTCATTGAATGCATAAAGCACAACGTAGGGAAGCACAAATTACATATTTATTCGACTGATGGAAGATGCTCCATCATGTGATGGGAATTAATGGGATCGATTTTTAGCATTAGCATTTCGCATGCGCTCTTCTAGTTTTATGATTAGTTGATGGCACTTGGATGAGTTTTCATGTGTCAATGGAACTCACTTTTGCAAGCAAATATACTTTAATTCCCAGTTCCCTttccaacttttttttttttttatcatcacATCGTTTACTTGGTGATTCCAATTATATATCATCGAATTAACATCACTCCGAAATGTGATATTTGGCTTCGAGCTCAAGCTAGGATGTGTGAATCGGCTCACATGCAAGCTCTTTGTCTTCTATATCTAGCGAACTCGACTCATGAGCTTAATTATAGATAGGTTTATATACATATTTAATTTGGCCTATGAATATATGATCATGAATGTCACTCGTGATTTTTTCATGAATCAAATTTGCGCTAGCGCTAGCGCTAACGCAAAGTAATCGGGTTGAGCTGTATCTACAGACTCACGGACCAATTCTGTCTATCATGCCGACTGGATTTAACTTATATGAAACCATGCACATTAAATTTGTGCAGAAAACAAACATGAATAATTGGCATAACTATCTCACAAAACAGTTCGATTAAATTAAACACTAGTTTCTAGGGCGAATGAATCAGAGTCTAGCTATATTATTTGAAGCTACTAATatcgatttttatttttggctATACCTCTGACATAGGCGGAAGCACACATTCAGGTAGATTAGTACATGGAAACGAGCAAATTAAAGCACTACAACAAACATGATTTTCACAGCGTGCAAATCGTCTTTTCGTAGTACATCGCAATCTGCACAACTTAAAGCTGTTGAAAGTCATGCACCAGCGGTTTTCATAATTTCTCCTTTCTTCCATGGATATATATGTAAATGTGTGTGTCTCCTGCCAAGTGTCATTGCTAATTGCAACTAGGTGTGCAAGTGAACCGAATCGAGCCAATTAGTATATTCAAGTTCGAGCTTGATTTCAAGTTCGAAAATcttaaatattttggctcgagctagACTCAAAATAAAGTTCGACTTCGGCTCGAATTATTCGAACTATTGCTCAAATATTAAGGTTCTTTcggctcgaaatattcgaactaTTATTTAGATATTAAGATTCGAGAGCTTCATTCGAAAATTCCAAATGTTCGAAAAGTTTGAaatgtatataaatttattatatgttatattatattaataaattattaagcTTGACGAGCGACTCATGGactatcgaacaaaataattaTGGCTCAAATTCAAATCGACTCTAAATTCAAACATGTTTGGATTCGACTCAAATTCGAACATGTTTGAATTCGTTCACCTCCTAATTGTGACGCTTCGTCTCCTGTGTAGAAGGATTTTAATTAATCTTGAAACAATGGAACCCTACGGGCCTGTCAACAAGATGTAATTGGATCACTTTTCTAAATGATGGGCTTCACCTTCAACTTACTTTCAACAAGGATCACACGCAAACTTTGTCGAGTATCCCGCCCAATTTTCACTTGAACGCCGCCTAAAGACATTTTTTTTCAATAACTAAAAaactaatttaaattatatgttCTAGCAGATTAATGAAATTAACatcaataatatttttaaaagaaatttcgTTGGCTCAATTTTTtacatttaatttgttttttttttggactGAATCGTATTGCgactaatatttataaaataattcatgttaattatatatatatatatatatatatatatatatatttaggaaaAAGGTGAAATCGAGCTTTAGGTACGATTTTTAATAAGATCAATTCGAAACATTAAAGGGATGACTTATTTTCCATTTTTATTTATCTTTCAAAAATAAGAAGTAAAAAAATAAGGCGCATAAAATTGCAAATCCATGTTCTATATTATATTGAGCCAACATAACTCACACTTCAGGTATTGGATACCTAACAACTTAAATAGGCATGACAAGTGGGTTGGGCCTACCGATAAATTGATCACCTAATCGGGCTAGGCCCAGACCATCACCATATATTGGTAGACCGGAAAATCCCTTTGCAGCCCGATTGTATACTGGATTAACGGGTTGGATGGGACCAGCCCATTTCACACCTCGTTTGAACACGCACGAAAAcattgcacttgaaaatgaactTAATTGCCTATTGCCATATGATGATGAGTGAAGGAGCCATTGTGCATTTGTGCTCCATCAAATCCACCCACAAACTAAATTATTGaaacaaagaaagaaaaaaaaaacccagaAAGACCACTCCCTCCCCACCACCCTTTTTCTAATATGTCATTCTTTATTCCCATTACATTATATAAAACAAGTATAAATCAAGACTAAGACCAAAATTTGGCATCGGAAAACAACATTAAATTCTTTTCTTGTACTCCACATTAGAGCAGAGTGCTTTGTAACTTCAAAATCCAGCTTCAGAACGCAGTGAATGATGGATTTAATCGCCGACAATAGAAATAATCCAAATATCACCTTCTTGTTTATGGAGCTGGTTCTGTAACCTTGTACATATCTGCTGTAACTTCTGTCAACCATAATCCTGGAAATAGTGTCTGCAGATTTttgtatgaaaaaaaaaaaagaaagattcAAGAACCATTATTCATCCCAGATTTTGAATTTATAGTCTTTGAATCAAATTGTATTTGAGTTTTCATGTACTTACATCCAATTGTTTCTGGATAAATTTGGCTCTTTTCTTGGGTCTGCGGGGAGGCCGGTGGTTAACCATTGTCAAGAAATCTTCTTCGATCGCTCTCTTTGAAAGCGCCACCGAGAATTTCTCCCGGTCTTTCTTCTCGCCGCCACTCCTCAGCGAAGGAGATTTGTCCGCCGACACCGGAGAGGATCCGGAGATGGGTCTACTCGTCGCATCCACCGTCGTCAACCCCTTGCCGCCGCCGCAGTCACTTCTGGTGAAACCACCGCAACCATTTCTACCGGATGAAAGCCCATTCAACGGCGTTGTTTTACACGCGGCTCGCCTCGTCCTCAAACTCCACGGTCTATGGGTCTCGCCGAGAGGAAACTCCGGCGGCGGCGGAGAAACAGGGAGCGAGGCCACGGCCTCCTCCAGACCCTCCTTAAAAATCGCGTCTTTCATCTTGTCAGCCGCTGTTTGAAGATCGAGCATGACCTTCTCTCTAACGGCAGCGATCCCATGATCGGCAGGCGGAGGGGTGGAGCCCACTTTGCGGGATCCATCAGCAGAGGATTCTCTTTTCTCTCTGTATCTGGCGGCGGCGTGGCGGTGTTCGATTGAAATTGAACGATGATGAGAAGAATGAGCATCGGTGGTGAAGCGGTGGAGAGGTGAGATTTGACCATCGGAGTTCACTTTCATGCAGCGGAGGAACCTCTGATTGCCCCACCGGAGGTCGCAAGGCATCGTGAAATTGTGCAACGCCGCCTTGTTCGATCTTTCTGTATTGGTAGCCATTATAGAATCAAAACACTCTGAAATTAAGCTCTGTTTCTTGTTGATCGTTACTTTGATTTTGGGAGTTGTTGTTGATCAAACAAAAGAAACGTTGTTTGATTAAATTGGAGAAGAGAAGAGGAGAGAGAGAAGCTGTGCCTCCATTGTTGTTATTATGGCAAACTCGCCGGTGGCTTTCTTTTTATATATGGAGAGGTTAAGGGGCTCGGACTCGGATCTTTTCTTGCGGGTCTCTTTGCAACTTGGGTCTAATTTCgggttgtattttttttattttcaatttgacTATAGGTTGTACATTTGAGGTAAATAATAAATCGAAATCTCCTTCAAATCAAGGTGGAGTCTCCTATATCATAGACGATCTCACATATAAAGAGCTATAAGATGATTTAATTTTacttataattttaataaaaagtaataattttttttatatgagtGACTCAAATATGTGATTCGTTTCACAACATTGACCGACAAAATCGTCTTCATGAGTTTTGtgtataattaaataaatctaTCTTTTTAATCAAAAATCGCATTAATATAGACTCCATTTAAACGAGtacttataaaatatattttttagaaaaattatgaactgttttgaaaattgatttcataataaataaatatacggTTGgacaattattttataaaaaagttTCTAGAGTGTAGTATGGTTTGATTTACATCTTTAcattttaaattctaaaaacactaaaaaaatatcaaattatttttaaaacactatatttggataacaagtttttaAATAACCACTTTTCAaaacattttacaaaattttatctAAAAACATACTTCTAAGTTTTTTTTCACCTATGAAACATTAAAAACGCTTTTAAAATATATGTCCAAGTGAAATCGTCATGTCTTCAAACGTGTAATGTAATTGTTCGCATAAAAACATAGTGTATATGacatttttttaatctaaattGAACCTAACTTATTTgattaaatcaattattgataatatttcaaattttaatagaaaaatataatttaaaatttttaatataaattaaatttggaaaaaaaatcgcTTCTACGGATTTAATGTATTATTATCATTAGCAGTAACATAATAATCACAtttatttgattagtttttcaTGAACCAAGTTAATCGGTCAATTCCAGAAAAGGTCACCTAAATTTGTTAATAAATGGAGGTTTtgtgattaaaaaaataaaataaaattagaatGAGTGTTTTAGACGGAAAAAAAACTAATGGACCGAAAATCTTTCAAGTTGTATTCGTGAAATCAAGCAAGCTAACGACAATTTATGGTGTTTTAACTCTTGTCGATCACTTAAAGTTTATCTTATATTTTACTGACTGGAGATTCAATTATAACCAGATTTCTCATcaaactatttttttaaaaataaaaatgaaaaactcATATTCTTGTGATTGTATGGAGAATCTTTTCTTCTTTATCCAAATATATTCAGATTCAATGTCTGGGCGTGGAAATTGTTTCTTCTGTTGAATGATTAGCTCCTCAACAATTCTTTCCAGACTGAATTTATTTGCCAGAATCTGGTATACCTTTACCAAAAACTTTTTGTGACTTTgggattttaaattaaaagttCGTATCTATTTATGATTGTTGTATATCTcacaatattaaaatatttgtacgAGATTAACAATCCAGCATTCGAGGATAATAGCTAAATAAGTCCCTGCGACTCACAAAGTAAAAACACAGCTTACAAATGTACGAAATAGTTGCACAAAAACAAATCGAATTCCACTACTGTTTCTATAGCCATCCCAATAACCAACACTGGCATTGAATATTTAACATCTCCAAGAATAGGATATCTACGTACAAAAACATCTGCATGTTTCAACATTCTACATAATAATATAGCAAACAAGGAATGACCTGCAAAACCCGAAAGGGATCGAGCATTCAACACCAAAGACTTCTATAGACAGCAAAGTTCAACCGGATGATCTTGCACGCAAGAAAGAGCTTCAAACTCAGGGATCAAGCACAATTTATTACCAGTCATAACTTTTTATCTGATCCCTTCAAGTTAAGATTGAACCATTTCTTTTTCGAAGACTTGTCCTTTGAATCTGAACTTCCCTCTTCCCCTGGGCTCTCAGATTTATAATCATCGGCTAGAAATTTACTGCTGCTTCCATTACTGAAATGGCCACTCCCACTAGATAAGGAAACGGATCTCGCGGTGGTAAAAGCTGCATGGATGCCATCTCGCTGTTTTAGAAGCTCATCAACCTGTTCACAGGTAGCATAGAAggtacaaaaatttaaaatatttgaggcaAAAGCTACAACTGAAAAGGTGGAATCAGTGTGTCAGTGAGTTATCCTTCAACACTTACTCAACCAATTTGGATAAACAAATTACCAATTTGAAAAGACAGTCCTATTGAGAATATATGTAATGATAAGAAGATTGGTTAACCGGGATATTTCCAGAGCCAACTGCAGCTACCGAGGACCAAATTGAAGGGACTGCCCCTATAACACTCCTCACCAAACGAAAAAAGGAGAGGAAAAGTACATCTTGGATCTCTGAACAGTAAGTCTATTCAAGTAAAGAACAGCCAAAAGATTCATTCTGGACACAGCTTACCAAGGTCCAAGGGCTGGATGAAAGCAGGAAATAAAAGCTAATGACTGGGAACTTATAGAAGGTAAAGGATTGCTGCAAACACGCAACTGTTTTTCGATCAAGAGTCTTAGTTTGAACTCTTAAGTTTTAAAGCAGAATCAACCGGCAATAAGAACATCATCATCTAGGGCATGCCTTCTTTCTTTTCGTGGTCTAGTAATTGTAAGCAGAAAAATGGACTCTAGAAACACCCAATATAACTGGAGTAAGAGGCTAACTAGATTAgtcaaaataaaagaaatatttgAATTCTATTACAGAAAAAATGGTTTCACAAGATCATCCAGAAATTTAATTTCAAGGTTAAAGAAGTTTCGGACAAGACATTGCTCTTTTTGACCTATCTTATCGATGTATTATCCATGCCGTTTGATGAAAAAAATTGTCTGGAATTAAAAGGAGCTTAATAAGCTCCAGACAGCAGGAACAGAACAAAGGATTCCTTCCGAAGCCAACTTACAGATTGTTTTTCCTGGCTATATCTATTGGTGACTTCTTGGAATTGGGCCAATGCCTGAAAACAAGAACAAACTGAGATGTGGCAAAGACAAGGGCAACCAGTACtacaaaattcataacaaagcGGGGTTGGAGAAGAAGGAACACCTTCCTATATTCTGCCTCAAATTGGCGCAGTTCATTTCTCTTTCTCAAAATCTGAGCTTCAACATCCTTGAGGTTGTGAGTCGTATCCTCATATAACTTTGAACAGAGAGCCTCAATTATGTAGGAAGCAGGTTTGAAGAAGTTATCTCCTGCAACAACACGCGAAAGGTCAGTCCATGAAGGAATTTTAAGCCACTTTCATGCAATTATTAGTATTTAGTCCACATGCCACATAGTTCTACGTATTTGCATTTGTTATAAAAGCTCAGACCATAAACAGCGAATATGTGAGTGCCAGCTTTTAGTTCCGAGACCTCACAAGGCTGAAGTCCGTCAAGCCTTTTAAAGAAAGCAGCTTCTGGATCCTTAGCCATAGCCAACTACACCAACAAAACAGTTGTACcactaaacaaaataaatggTGCAAGACTCTTGGCCGGGCAAAAACTGGAGAAAATAACTGACACACCGCATTTATGGTCGAATCCATTCTGTACACTTGGAAATGCAAGAAGTACATTCCAGCTGAAGTATTCTTGCCTGTCTTCTCACTATCTTCCTGCGGATTTTTATAATAGTAGTACAAGTTCATAAGACAAGGACTGCCTATTCAATTGAGCATGTTTTCAAAAGTTTACTCAGCATTCTAACCAAACGCAAATAAACAGCCATTAGGTGCAAAGATAGCTCATACAGAACTGAAACAGCTTGAAAAAGAAGCAAGTTCAAGTAAAATAGTAAATGTAATCCATAAGTCCGACCTCAAGAAGCTTAACAACCATTCATGATTCAACTCATTACCTTCGAATTGTTTAAAAGATACGAAAAAAATCAAGTTCAAGCTAAAGAAGGCTAAACAAGGAACTTTTCTCACAACAGCAGATTTGGTGTTTCTACCCTTGGGAGGACATTAACAGCCAAAACCagagaaataaattaaagtacCTGCAAGGCCAACCCATATCCCCCATTTGCATCTTGTTCAAAGTATAAAAGCtgaaaataaacattaaaaggAACTATTAGAACTGAACTCAAGCAGCAAGTCCCTCCATTTCTTCCTTCAAAATCGAAGAGTGGAGTTAATAAAAAGAATCATGTTTATCCACAAATTAGAAAGATACAAGGATGTATTGAATATGGGTAAATGAAGTATCTCCACCTTAAATTTACTTTGAGATGGTGAAGTCACTCTAACAACAATTCCAGCCTCTGCTTGTTCCTCATCAATGGTTACACTATAGAAGTGAGCACACTGCTTTTCAACCTGATTTTATACAAAAGGAGAAATAAATGAACCAATCCAGAAAATAACACCAAGAGAATTAACATGTTTTCTATGCAGTTATAGGAGGCACATACTTTGCCATTGACTGAAGTTCCAACTGGAAGTGGTTTAATCGTTACAGTGCCATTCAAAGCCTCTTCAAGAACGTTAGCAGATACTGTGGTCTTGATAGGGACACCGAGCTTGCTAACCAAATAAAGATATATGAACAACTTACAAATTAGTCACAAAGTACAATATATTACAACTTAGTCTAAATTAGAAAAGAagcataaataattaaatataaccTGAATAAAGCTGCAAACATTGTGTTTACAGTTCCAAGGTTGGACAAATCAATCTCCATATCCATTCCCTCAGCGTCAAGGGCCTTATAACATCAATACAGATGTAATATAATTAGAAAACGCTTATTCAAGCAATAACAACCATAAAATCGTAATTCAAATCATATCAATTACATGTCACCTTTATAGCATCCATTTAACCAAACACGGCATAAAATTACAACGTATGAATCAGGGAAAAACATCAAGTTGCAAAACAAAATGTGATAACAAAGAATCTACTAGTGTACCTCAAAACCTGACTTATCATACTGCCTCTTCTTCTCTGGATCAGATAAGATGCTATACGAGTATGCAACTTCCTTGAAGTGTTCTGAAGCTT
Proteins encoded:
- the LOC140884264 gene encoding chaperone protein dnaJ 15-like gives rise to the protein MGGSKEGPSAPALRKDPYEVLCVPRDASDQEIKTAYRKLALKYHPDKNASNPEASEHFKEVAYSYSILSDPEKKRQYDKSGFEALDAEGMDMEIDLSNLGTVNTMFAALFSKLGVPIKTTVSANVLEEALNGTVTIKPLPVGTSVNGKVEKQCAHFYSVTIDEEQAEAGIVVRVTSPSQSKFKLLYFEQDANGGYGLALQEDSEKTGKNTSAGMYFLHFQVYRMDSTINALAMAKDPEAAFFKRLDGLQPCEVSELKAGTHIFAVYGDNFFKPASYIIEALCSKLYEDTTHNLKDVEAQILRKRNELRQFEAEYRKALAQFQEVTNRYSQEKQSVDELLKQRDGIHAAFTTARSVSLSSGSGHFSNGSSSKFLADDYKSESPGEEGSSDSKDKSSKKKWFNLNLKGSDKKL
- the LOC140884460 gene encoding uncharacterized protein; the protein is MATNTERSNKAALHNFTMPCDLRWGNQRFLRCMKVNSDGQISPLHRFTTDAHSSHHRSISIEHRHAAARYREKRESSADGSRKVGSTPPPADHGIAAVREKVMLDLQTAADKMKDAIFKEGLEEAVASLPVSPPPPEFPLGETHRPWSLRTRRAACKTTPLNGLSSGRNGCGGFTRSDCGGGKGLTTVDATSRPISGSSPVSADKSPSLRSGGEKKDREKFSVALSKRAIEEDFLTMVNHRPPRRPKKRAKFIQKQLDTLFPGLWLTEVTADMYKVTEPAP